The Mytilus galloprovincialis chromosome 4, xbMytGall1.hap1.1, whole genome shotgun sequence genome contains a region encoding:
- the LOC143070577 gene encoding schlafen-like protein 1 isoform X2 → MSTTNHKVIIRNLTKSKSISDSNLKDSLFELLNMCIKISTLRNCIKIKKEKKQRYAVILLRNPNEVFEVLDRLKNRRSRNTFGFDFQSLADKDVDIDVEMELPERYYRKGQYIDRETRQMEFKLGGGDYVRKYLKEDVLKYVCGYLNGRSTGTLFIGVNDDGHVVGVNCEEEDKIRREYIDQSIRAIKPPVDNIEYNVEFIPVEVNGKLRANCKVIEIIVFKKKQLNRLFDSKGHVYMRREGSVSDFTAAEVQDWIFQNRPSKKCTLL, encoded by the exons ATGTCTACAACCAATCATAAAGTGATAATTAGAAATCTTACGAAAAGTAAAAGCATCAGTGATTCGAACTTAAAGGATTCATTATTTGAATTACTAAACATGTGCATAAAGATATCTACTTTGAGaaactgtataaaaataaaaaaggaaaagaagCAGAGGTATGCCGTAATTCTTCTCAGAAATCCAAACGAAGTTTTTGAAGTATTAGATCGCTTAAAGAACCGGCGAAGCAGGAACACCTTTGGATTCGATTTTCAGAGCCTAGCTGATAAGGATGTAGACATTGACGTTGAGATGGAATTGCCTGAAAGATACTATAGAAAAGGTCAATATATAGACAGAGAAACTAGACAAATGGAATTCAAACTTGGCGGAGGAGACTATGTCCGAAAATATTTGAAGGAAGATGTGCTTAAATATGTATGTGGGTATTTAAACGGAAGAAGCACAGGGACTCTGTTCATTGGTGTAAATG ATGATGGTCATGTTGTTGGTGTCAATTGTGAAGAAGAAGATAAAATTCGTCGAGAGTATATCGACCAAAGCATCAGAGCAATAAAACCACCTGTCGATAATATAGAATATAATGTAGAGTTTATTCCCGTTGAAGTGAATGGAAAACTAAGAG CCAATTGTAAAGTAATTGAAATAATAGTCTTCAAGAAAAAACAACTCAATAGACTTTTTGACAGTAAAGGTCACGTGTACATGAGACGTGAAGGCAGTGTATCGGATTTTACCGCGGCTGAAGTACAGGATTGGATTTTTCAG AATCGTCCATCGAAAAAGTGCACTTTGTTATGA